A section of the Candidatus Hydrogenedentota bacterium genome encodes:
- a CDS encoding type II toxin-antitoxin system RelE/ParE family toxin, which produces MSWEVEYIDQFEDWWNSLSDDEQDSVDVVVRLLQERGPQLPFPYSSSLQGSSHGHMRELRIQHAGRPLRILYAFDPRRVAILLLGGDKTGSDRWYEMAIPLADRAYDEHLNALRKEGLL; this is translated from the coding sequence GTGAGCTGGGAAGTGGAGTATATAGACCAGTTCGAGGATTGGTGGAATTCTCTGTCCGATGACGAGCAGGATTCCGTTGATGTGGTCGTGCGCCTCTTGCAGGAACGCGGTCCGCAACTCCCCTTTCCCTATTCATCGAGTCTGCAAGGTTCCAGCCACGGGCACATGAGAGAGTTGAGGATTCAGCATGCTGGAAGACCTCTTCGGATTCTCTATGCCTTCGACCCGAGAAGGGTCGCGATCCTTCTCCTCGGTGGAGACAAGACCGGCTCGGATCGATGGTACGAGATGGCAATACCCTTAGCCGATCGCGCCTATGACGAGCACTTGAACGCGTTGCGCAAAGAAGGACTACTCTGA
- a CDS encoding DUF4380 domain-containing protein: protein MQRLSLVVAFVLFAPVFAAHAEVTMEKKEFGGWPNCIVLSNGQIEVVVTTDVGPRVVRLGFVGGQNLFREYKEMQGKTGGDDWRIYGGHRFWHAPEAIPRTYSPDNSPVMYEWNGTTLRLTQDVEASTGIQKQMEITVDPKENLVTVLHRAVNRNLWDVELAPWALSVMAQNGRAIYPHEEFRAHTDYLLPARPLVLWHYTDMADPRWTWSTKYIQLQQDPKNTKPQKVGFKNTPGWAAYTLNGDVFVKRFAYKEGAIYPDGGCNTETFTNEDMLEIESLGATAKLASEGGSAEHVENWYLFKADIGKSDADIDKNLLPLVAKTKSPAGK from the coding sequence ATGCAGCGTCTCAGCCTTGTCGTGGCGTTTGTACTGTTCGCGCCGGTATTCGCGGCGCACGCGGAGGTGACCATGGAGAAGAAAGAATTCGGCGGCTGGCCGAACTGCATCGTGTTGAGCAACGGACAAATCGAGGTCGTCGTGACGACGGATGTCGGGCCGCGCGTCGTGCGCCTTGGATTTGTCGGCGGTCAAAATCTGTTCCGTGAATACAAAGAGATGCAGGGCAAGACCGGCGGCGACGACTGGCGCATCTATGGCGGTCATCGCTTCTGGCACGCGCCCGAAGCCATTCCTCGCACGTACTCGCCCGACAACTCCCCTGTAATGTATGAGTGGAACGGAACGACCTTGCGTCTCACGCAAGATGTCGAGGCCTCGACGGGCATTCAGAAGCAAATGGAGATCACGGTCGACCCGAAGGAGAACCTCGTGACGGTCCTTCATCGCGCCGTGAACCGGAATCTCTGGGACGTTGAACTGGCCCCGTGGGCGCTGTCGGTCATGGCGCAGAACGGCCGCGCAATCTATCCGCACGAGGAATTCCGCGCGCACACCGATTACTTGCTGCCGGCGCGTCCACTCGTGTTGTGGCACTACACGGACATGGCCGACCCGCGTTGGACATGGAGCACGAAATACATCCAGCTTCAGCAGGATCCCAAGAATACGAAGCCGCAGAAGGTCGGTTTCAAGAACACGCCGGGCTGGGCAGCCTATACGTTGAACGGCGACGTCTTTGTGAAGCGCTTCGCGTACAAAGAAGGCGCGATTTATCCGGACGGCGGATGCAACACCGAAACGTTCACGAACGAAGACATGCTTGAGATTGAATCCCTCGGGGCTACAGCGAAACTGGCATCCGAAGGAGGCTCGGCCGAGCACGTTGAGAATTGGTATTTGTTCAAGGCTGACATCGGCAAGTCCGATGCGGACATCGACAAGAACCTGTTGCCGCTCGTCGCCAAGACCAAATCGCCCGCAGGCAAGTAA
- a CDS encoding transposase has product MSQSLARIILHVVWSTKHRRPVISDIVAPSLYSYIGGILRECDSSLVAAGGMFDYVHLLCECSKNHGASKIVKEVKVGSSIWIKTQNAVPGDFCWQA; this is encoded by the coding sequence GTGTCGCAATCGTTGGCACGAATCATTCTTCATGTGGTGTGGAGCACGAAACATCGGAGGCCGGTTATCTCGGATATTGTAGCCCCTTCGTTGTATTCATACATCGGGGGGATTCTGCGCGAATGCGATTCGTCGCTGGTCGCCGCCGGGGGGATGTTTGATTACGTTCACCTTCTGTGCGAGTGCTCGAAGAACCATGGGGCTTCGAAGATCGTTAAGGAAGTGAAGGTTGGCTCATCAATTTGGATAAAGACACAAAATGCGGTGCCGGGCGATTTTTGTTGGCAGGCGTGA
- a CDS encoding 50S ribosome-binding GTPase: protein MSDSLGGILARLEEIAAYDGPWKPLRDEAPLLRARLQELRERETRLDDLLVVALVGGSGVGKSTLLNALAGDQLAATSEFRPCTSVPTVYHPPGAVLGMKDWNRVSGSALENLVIIDTPDSDTVEHAHREKVVEALREADVILICGSPEKYLDEATWSLLRPLQGERTMVCVETKADLSTEDVREHWTARLREQGFEVSGYFRISARRSLDRKLTGHAPHGDEFDFARLEAFLRTELSSERARRIKRSNALGLLTKTQQRLTENVVVRRPELESLQTKIGETDKAIARETCTIIGRRLFAEPHLWNYALGREVALRAKGIVGTLYRILEAARSFPARLAQRFSWGGAASAGRQAAAMLNEDGVFAEDITVATDAIRDVYAQRRSELALDWVRAGFEPSDAEAGFTEFHHAVQQRLGFLLRGPARDRVVSRAKWLTCWPLALLVDAPPVAFVGYAGYRIVSDYFMGVVLTSDYFLHSGAVLAILLAVELLLISLISRMCAWSARRRAASDLRAAILSGNLAFLHERAVLTVASSRVRDLEEVQSASV, encoded by the coding sequence ATGTCGGACAGCTTAGGCGGGATACTGGCGCGGTTGGAGGAAATCGCCGCGTACGACGGGCCCTGGAAGCCATTGCGCGACGAAGCGCCGCTATTGCGGGCGCGATTGCAGGAGCTGCGCGAGCGCGAAACGCGATTGGACGATCTGCTTGTAGTCGCGTTGGTCGGCGGATCGGGCGTAGGGAAATCGACGCTGCTGAATGCCTTGGCGGGCGACCAACTCGCGGCAACGTCGGAGTTTCGTCCGTGCACATCCGTGCCGACGGTATATCACCCGCCTGGAGCCGTGCTGGGGATGAAAGACTGGAACCGGGTGTCGGGTTCCGCGCTGGAGAACTTGGTCATTATCGATACGCCCGATTCGGACACCGTCGAACATGCGCACCGCGAGAAGGTCGTGGAGGCGTTGCGAGAAGCGGACGTGATTCTCATCTGCGGAAGTCCGGAGAAGTATCTCGACGAGGCAACGTGGTCATTGCTGCGGCCGCTGCAAGGCGAACGCACCATGGTGTGCGTGGAGACGAAGGCCGATCTGTCGACGGAGGATGTGCGCGAACACTGGACAGCGCGATTGCGCGAGCAGGGGTTCGAGGTGTCCGGGTACTTTCGCATCAGCGCGCGCCGGTCGTTGGATCGCAAACTGACGGGACACGCGCCCCACGGAGACGAGTTCGATTTCGCGCGGTTGGAGGCCTTTCTCCGAACGGAATTGTCGAGCGAGCGGGCGCGGCGCATCAAACGCTCGAATGCGCTCGGTCTACTGACAAAGACGCAGCAACGCTTGACAGAGAATGTTGTTGTGCGGAGACCCGAGTTGGAGTCGCTTCAAACGAAGATCGGGGAGACCGACAAGGCGATTGCGCGCGAGACGTGTACGATTATCGGGCGCAGGCTGTTCGCGGAACCGCACCTCTGGAACTATGCGTTGGGCCGCGAAGTGGCGTTGCGCGCAAAAGGCATCGTGGGCACGTTGTACCGCATTCTGGAAGCGGCGCGCTCGTTTCCCGCGCGGCTGGCGCAACGGTTCTCGTGGGGTGGTGCAGCGTCGGCGGGGCGGCAGGCCGCGGCCATGCTGAACGAAGATGGCGTGTTCGCGGAAGACATCACGGTTGCGACCGACGCGATTCGCGACGTGTATGCGCAGCGCCGCAGCGAGCTCGCGCTGGATTGGGTGCGCGCGGGGTTCGAGCCGTCCGACGCTGAAGCGGGCTTCACGGAGTTCCATCACGCGGTACAACAGCGTCTCGGCTTCCTGTTGCGAGGTCCTGCCCGCGATCGTGTTGTGTCCCGCGCGAAATGGTTGACGTGTTGGCCATTGGCCCTGTTGGTCGACGCGCCTCCGGTCGCGTTTGTGGGGTACGCGGGATATCGCATCGTCTCCGACTATTTCATGGGCGTCGTGTTGACGAGCGACTACTTCTTGCATAGCGGCGCGGTGTTGGCGATTTTGCTTGCTGTAGAGTTGCTACTCATTTCGTTGATTTCGCGCATGTGCGCGTGGTCGGCGCGACGGCGCGCCGCGAGCGATCTGCGCGCCGCGATACTCTCGGGCAACCTCGCGTTTCTTCACGAGCGCGCGGTGCTGACAGTGGCATCATCCAGAGTGCGCGACCTCGAAGAAGTGCAGAGCGCTTCGGTATAG
- the hemL gene encoding glutamate-1-semialdehyde 2,1-aminomutase, giving the protein MKSERSAQLWKEANRVMVGGVNSPVRAFKGVGGDPFFVAEGNGAWITDADGNRCIDYVLSWGPLVLGHSHPKVVDAVKKAMAKGSSFGIPTEAEIRLAERIVELVPSIEKVRLVNSGTEATMSAIRLARGYTKRDLVVKIEGCYHGHVDGLLVKAGSGLTTLGVPTSPGIPAGYASCTLTMPYNDLDAATALFKEHGDAIACIIIEPVAGNMGVVLPEPGYLEGLRALTKQHGALLIFDEVMTGFRVALGGAQQRYSITPDLTVLGKVIGGGLPVGAYGGPASIMDHVSPVGPIYQAGTLSGNPLATAAGLATLEVLSSPGVVESIEKSLETLCDGLGTLAREAGIPVCQTRVGSMACMFFHDGPVRNYAEATASNTKQYAAFFWTMLENGVYLAPSQFEAMFMSSAHGKNELDRTLEAAKKAFAAAAAI; this is encoded by the coding sequence ATGAAATCCGAACGTTCGGCCCAGTTGTGGAAAGAGGCAAACCGCGTCATGGTCGGCGGGGTCAACAGCCCCGTGCGCGCGTTCAAAGGCGTCGGCGGCGATCCCTTCTTTGTCGCGGAAGGAAATGGCGCGTGGATTACCGACGCCGACGGAAACCGATGCATCGACTACGTCCTATCCTGGGGACCGTTGGTGCTTGGCCATTCCCATCCAAAGGTCGTGGACGCGGTTAAGAAAGCCATGGCCAAAGGCTCAAGCTTCGGCATCCCCACGGAAGCGGAAATCCGTCTCGCGGAACGCATCGTGGAGCTGGTCCCCTCCATCGAAAAGGTTCGGCTCGTCAACAGCGGCACCGAAGCCACCATGAGCGCGATACGTCTCGCGCGCGGCTACACCAAGCGGGATCTCGTCGTGAAGATCGAGGGCTGCTATCACGGGCACGTCGACGGATTGCTCGTCAAGGCCGGCAGCGGTCTGACCACGCTGGGCGTGCCGACCAGCCCCGGCATTCCCGCGGGCTATGCGTCCTGCACGCTGACCATGCCCTACAACGATCTCGACGCGGCTACGGCTTTATTTAAGGAACATGGCGACGCGATCGCGTGCATCATCATCGAACCCGTCGCAGGCAACATGGGCGTTGTTCTACCCGAGCCGGGCTATCTCGAAGGGTTACGCGCCTTGACGAAACAGCACGGCGCATTGCTTATCTTCGACGAGGTCATGACGGGCTTCCGCGTTGCGCTGGGCGGCGCGCAACAACGGTATAGCATCACGCCCGACTTGACCGTGCTCGGCAAAGTCATCGGCGGTGGGCTTCCCGTCGGCGCGTACGGCGGACCCGCTTCGATCATGGACCACGTCTCTCCCGTCGGCCCCATCTACCAGGCGGGCACGCTCTCCGGAAACCCGTTGGCCACCGCGGCGGGACTCGCCACGCTCGAAGTCCTTTCATCGCCCGGAGTCGTCGAGTCCATCGAGAAGTCGCTGGAAACTCTCTGCGACGGTCTTGGCACACTCGCGCGCGAAGCGGGGATACCCGTGTGCCAGACTCGCGTGGGTTCGATGGCGTGCATGTTCTTCCACGACGGGCCCGTGCGCAACTACGCCGAAGCGACGGCCTCCAACACGAAGCAATACGCCGCTTTCTTCTGGACCATGCTCGAAAACGGTGTGTATTTGGCTCCGTCTCAGTTCGAGGCCATGTTCATGAGTTCCGCCCACGGCAAGAACGAACTCGACCGCACATTGGAGGCGGCAAAGAAGGCCTTCGCGGCGGCTGCTGCGATTTGA
- a CDS encoding helix-turn-helix domain-containing protein has translation MAKSFSRLQSAIPPARREQNAVRAQTLMAEMRLDELRKAMTLTQQQMAETLQMSQTAVSKIERQADMYVSTLRRYVAAMGGELKVIASFPDGDVAIEQFAEQAHTE, from the coding sequence ATGGCGAAATCGTTTTCCCGGCTTCAGTCCGCTATTCCGCCCGCTCGCCGCGAACAGAACGCGGTCCGCGCGCAAACGCTCATGGCCGAAATGCGGCTTGACGAGTTGCGCAAAGCGATGACCTTGACGCAGCAGCAAATGGCAGAAACGTTGCAGATGAGCCAGACGGCCGTGTCGAAAATCGAACGCCAAGCGGACATGTACGTCAGCACCCTGCGCCGGTATGTGGCCGCCATGGGTGGCGAACTCAAGGTTATCGCGAGTTTCCCGGACGGCGATGTCGCAATCGAGCAGTTTGCGGAGCAGGCGCATACCGAGTAA
- a CDS encoding 50S ribosome-binding GTPase, whose translation MSPVSSTTPLGESLAGFESAMRRFQNVLKPDDRLYGAVFDGTEDWTNLLAYKLVPHLAEESCLIVAITGGTNTGKSTVFNLLLGRAVSPVMATAAATARPLIAANDRRAKECLEGKFVPEFAPRPLEQAEAVIGREAPANTLYVAREESLPDRLALFDTPDVDSIEREHWEVADNIRAAGDVLVAVLTGEKYKDDRVVSYFRHAIASGRVVVPVMNKANPARDMEVARKQLAEFVELVGCDTPVFAIPHDFNASEKLDQPIRALDRDETLLAYLLSLDVPAIKRRVYQGTVAHLTERAGAFLEHATGVGLVLRSAMNEFDARAMAAAAKYDPAPGSAVGGMFHEYVQRKRGLLFRWIGSGSKLVVQGASAVGRTITGAFRKRAQLEANAAKQTDAELHATHAKNIDRIARELLAESIAFSRNLREPAAHLVEAPLEDTDVESAAQNVIENTLSSENVSEEFRRHAYRTLDAWWSDHKGKRRVLEALDGILAVTPAAIAAPISLHTGGVGVAETMIVVGPVVEQFMARVIEYQFGDALFDFLSPWRKEQQDALYRALRAHLLSPGLDELKHYLDALEGEPMRELRSWHERCRTA comes from the coding sequence GTGAGTCCTGTCAGCTCCACAACACCGTTGGGTGAATCGCTGGCCGGTTTTGAATCGGCCATGCGCCGGTTTCAGAACGTCCTCAAGCCTGACGACCGGTTGTATGGGGCCGTATTCGACGGGACCGAAGACTGGACGAACCTGCTTGCATACAAGCTGGTGCCGCACCTTGCCGAAGAGAGTTGTCTCATCGTTGCGATCACCGGCGGCACAAACACGGGGAAGTCGACGGTCTTCAACCTGCTTCTTGGCCGGGCTGTGAGTCCGGTGATGGCGACCGCCGCCGCGACAGCGCGGCCCCTCATCGCCGCGAACGACCGCCGGGCGAAGGAATGCCTTGAGGGAAAGTTTGTGCCGGAGTTCGCGCCGCGTCCGCTGGAGCAGGCCGAAGCCGTGATTGGACGCGAGGCACCTGCCAACACGCTCTACGTCGCGCGCGAAGAGTCGTTGCCGGACCGGCTTGCCCTGTTCGACACGCCCGACGTGGACTCGATCGAGCGCGAGCATTGGGAAGTGGCAGACAATATTCGCGCGGCGGGCGACGTGCTCGTGGCCGTACTGACGGGTGAGAAGTACAAGGATGACCGGGTGGTGAGCTATTTTCGGCACGCCATCGCGTCGGGCCGCGTCGTTGTGCCGGTGATGAACAAGGCGAACCCCGCGCGAGACATGGAAGTGGCGCGAAAGCAGTTGGCGGAGTTTGTGGAACTGGTGGGGTGCGACACGCCGGTCTTTGCGATCCCGCACGACTTCAATGCTTCCGAAAAACTCGACCAACCCATTCGTGCGTTGGACCGCGATGAAACGCTGCTTGCGTATCTGTTGTCCCTGGACGTGCCGGCCATCAAACGACGGGTCTATCAAGGCACCGTTGCTCACTTAACAGAACGTGCAGGCGCGTTTCTCGAACACGCCACGGGCGTCGGGCTTGTGTTGCGATCCGCGATGAACGAATTCGACGCGCGCGCAATGGCGGCCGCGGCCAAGTACGATCCCGCTCCGGGGTCGGCGGTTGGCGGCATGTTCCATGAGTATGTTCAGCGCAAACGCGGTCTGCTGTTTCGTTGGATCGGGTCGGGAAGCAAGCTGGTGGTGCAAGGGGCGAGTGCCGTAGGGCGCACCATCACCGGGGCGTTTCGGAAGCGCGCACAGCTTGAAGCCAACGCGGCAAAACAGACCGATGCCGAGTTGCATGCGACCCACGCCAAGAACATCGATCGCATTGCGCGCGAGTTGCTGGCAGAGTCCATAGCCTTCTCGCGGAATCTGCGTGAACCCGCCGCGCACCTGGTGGAGGCACCGCTGGAGGACACGGATGTGGAGTCGGCGGCGCAAAACGTGATTGAGAATACGCTGTCTTCGGAGAACGTGTCGGAAGAGTTTCGCCGGCACGCTTATCGGACGCTGGACGCATGGTGGAGCGATCACAAGGGGAAGCGGCGCGTGCTTGAGGCGCTCGATGGCATTCTTGCCGTGACGCCCGCGGCGATTGCCGCGCCGATATCGTTGCACACGGGCGGTGTGGGCGTGGCAGAGACGATGATTGTCGTGGGGCCGGTGGTAGAACAATTCATGGCGCGCGTAATCGAGTATCAGTTTGGCGATGCCCTGTTCGATTTTCTTTCGCCGTGGCGCAAGGAGCAGCAAGACGCGCTGTACCGCGCCTTGCGCGCACACCTGTTGTCACCGGGTCTGGATGAATTGAAGCACTATTTGGACGCGCTTGAGGGAGAGCCGATGCGCGAACTGCGGAGTTGGCACGAACGATGTCGGACAGCTTAG
- a CDS encoding MATE family efflux transporter, whose amino-acid sequence MKAFDDDLVSGSILRSVWKLSWPIVTMNIINGLRGLVDQVLVGHYVQDVAANAAIGVSWVIFLVVVVSLASLFHGMGVLISQSAGKKAREEMSRVMHDVFLATLYLVIFVIAPIGYLLSPVVLAHVNAKPDVQLYAIPYLRTLFACGLPLSAVFLLSTAMQSSGEAKIPLMLSILTTAVNILLSSVFITGLGIFKPMGTTGAALGTCFAPIPAIIITITLILRRKMILQPPPKWTLIPDFSVLKVVARIGVPSGIHAVALNIGGIFVYRYIGSLEFSSAAQAAYTICYAQLFSFLTWAALGLRGASSSLMGQNIGAGKPARGKRGVHIATAMGLVWAVVWGIVAVTVPQALLGIFNAKDEHVMLYGVTLLRFLAVSGLFLATALALTGGLIGAGETKKPMWIAIVTQIVILLTICQVFKSLGLLSTNVIWAAILVSHVSRFVLTFYAFEHTKWRTTPLELNPAKSG is encoded by the coding sequence ATGAAAGCTTTTGACGACGATCTAGTCTCCGGCAGCATCCTGCGCTCGGTATGGAAACTCTCGTGGCCGATTGTCACGATGAATATCATCAACGGCCTGCGCGGGCTGGTCGATCAGGTGTTGGTGGGCCACTATGTCCAAGACGTGGCCGCAAACGCCGCTATCGGCGTGTCGTGGGTTATCTTCCTGGTTGTCGTGGTGTCGCTCGCGTCCTTGTTTCACGGTATGGGCGTGCTTATCTCGCAGTCCGCCGGCAAAAAGGCGCGCGAGGAAATGAGCCGCGTCATGCATGACGTGTTTCTCGCGACACTCTACCTCGTGATTTTCGTCATCGCGCCGATCGGGTACCTGTTGTCGCCCGTGGTTCTTGCGCACGTCAACGCCAAGCCCGATGTACAACTCTACGCGATACCTTACCTGCGAACCCTCTTCGCGTGCGGTCTTCCGCTCTCGGCCGTCTTCTTGTTGAGCACGGCCATGCAGTCTTCCGGCGAAGCAAAAATCCCGCTGATGTTGTCCATCCTGACAACGGCTGTGAACATCCTGCTCAGCTCCGTCTTCATCACCGGACTGGGCATCTTCAAGCCCATGGGCACTACGGGCGCCGCGCTTGGCACGTGCTTCGCCCCGATTCCCGCCATCATTATCACGATCACCCTGATCCTCCGCCGGAAGATGATTCTGCAGCCGCCGCCCAAATGGACCTTGATCCCCGATTTCTCCGTGCTCAAGGTCGTGGCGCGGATTGGCGTGCCGTCGGGCATTCACGCGGTGGCGCTGAACATCGGCGGCATTTTCGTATACCGCTACATTGGCTCGCTCGAATTCAGTTCAGCGGCCCAAGCGGCCTACACCATCTGCTACGCGCAGTTGTTTTCTTTCCTGACGTGGGCCGCCCTGGGGCTGCGCGGCGCCTCTTCTTCGCTCATGGGGCAAAACATCGGCGCCGGCAAGCCCGCCCGAGGCAAGCGCGGCGTTCATATCGCCACGGCGATGGGGCTCGTGTGGGCCGTCGTGTGGGGAATTGTAGCGGTGACCGTGCCGCAAGCCTTGTTGGGAATCTTCAATGCAAAAGACGAACACGTCATGCTGTACGGGGTCACGCTGCTGCGCTTTCTGGCGGTATCGGGCTTGTTTCTTGCCACGGCCCTCGCGTTGACCGGTGGGCTCATTGGCGCGGGCGAAACGAAGAAGCCAATGTGGATCGCCATCGTGACCCAGATCGTCATCCTGCTCACGATCTGCCAGGTCTTCAAATCGCTGGGACTTTTGAGCACGAACGTAATCTGGGCCGCGATACTGGTAAGCCACGTGAGCCGGTTCGTTCTCACGTTCTACGCATTCGAGCATACGAAGTGGCGCACTACTCCGCTGGAGTTGAACCCGGCGAAATCCGGCTGA
- a CDS encoding ADP-ribosylglycohydrolase family protein, which yields MPYFTELSALFEEVSNWADLRHEQKAKIAPILARLQKTLADSKRDLERANPASEVSKREPNKLVEIQAVRPKGPRRIGNAMPKDRIQSRMRGAWLGRAAGCTLGAPVESWTPDAMEDLARVGKQAFPPTDYWAVHPNPSRVHYNECTFREYLKGNLRAVPVDDDLAYTLLGLLILERFGPKFTTKDVGAAWLDHVPMAYTAEEVALNNLKRGVPAAKAAEIGNPYQEWIGADIRSDPWGYAAPGWPERAAEYAYRDAYLSHRYNGIYGEMFFSAAIAAAFVVDSPMEALRIGLTEIPKECRLADDLRWAFKRAPRIRDWREARKVVDERFKGMHHVHTNNNACLTVFGLQLGGGDFTKTIGGIVAMGLDNDCTGATAGSIFGAVYGIERIPEHWWKPFGNGVRSYLKGHKKFTTSDVVKRFLAVARRTWEDAT from the coding sequence ATGCCGTATTTCACCGAACTGTCCGCGTTGTTTGAAGAGGTTTCGAACTGGGCCGATTTACGGCATGAGCAGAAGGCGAAGATTGCGCCGATTCTTGCCAGGTTGCAGAAGACCCTTGCCGATTCCAAGCGCGACTTGGAGCGAGCGAATCCTGCCTCGGAAGTATCCAAACGAGAACCTAACAAACTCGTCGAGATTCAGGCTGTGCGCCCCAAAGGGCCGCGACGCATCGGAAACGCGATGCCCAAGGATCGCATTCAATCGCGCATGCGCGGCGCGTGGCTGGGACGTGCGGCGGGGTGTACGTTGGGTGCGCCGGTCGAGTCGTGGACGCCGGACGCGATGGAAGATCTGGCGCGCGTCGGGAAACAAGCGTTTCCGCCAACCGACTACTGGGCCGTTCATCCGAACCCGAGCCGTGTCCACTATAACGAATGCACATTTCGCGAGTATCTCAAGGGCAACCTCCGGGCAGTTCCGGTCGACGACGATCTGGCCTACACGCTGCTTGGCTTGTTGATCCTGGAACGGTTTGGGCCGAAGTTCACCACGAAGGACGTGGGCGCGGCCTGGCTCGATCATGTGCCCATGGCATACACCGCGGAAGAAGTGGCATTGAACAATCTCAAACGCGGCGTGCCCGCGGCCAAAGCTGCCGAAATCGGGAATCCCTATCAGGAGTGGATTGGCGCGGACATCCGCAGCGATCCGTGGGGCTATGCCGCGCCGGGCTGGCCGGAACGCGCGGCGGAATACGCCTACCGCGACGCGTATTTGTCGCACCGCTACAACGGCATCTACGGCGAGATGTTCTTTTCCGCCGCGATAGCCGCCGCTTTTGTCGTGGATTCGCCGATGGAAGCGCTGCGTATCGGACTGACGGAGATCCCGAAAGAGTGCCGTCTTGCCGACGACCTTCGCTGGGCCTTCAAGCGCGCGCCGCGCATTCGCGATTGGCGCGAAGCGCGCAAGGTCGTTGATGAGCGCTTCAAGGGCATGCACCACGTTCACACGAATAACAATGCGTGCCTGACCGTGTTTGGATTGCAGCTTGGGGGCGGTGACTTCACGAAGACCATCGGCGGGATTGTCGCGATGGGACTCGACAACGATTGCACGGGGGCGACGGCGGGGTCGATCTTTGGCGCGGTGTACGGTATCGAACGCATCCCGGAGCACTGGTGGAAACCGTTCGGAAATGGCGTGCGCAGTTATCTGAAGGGACACAAGAAGTTCACGACAAGCGATGTGGTGAAACGGTTCCTCGCTGTGGCGCGGCGCACGTGGGAAGACGCGACGTAG
- a CDS encoding DegT/DnrJ/EryC1/StrS family aminotransferase: MTAGNYDPFSPMRTFVQTAQAALPELDTWKQITDEEVELVADMTRRNELSGGTPVVRAFEARWRQWIGTRYSITVMNGTSALYSAYFGLGVGPGDEVICPVNTWICTIAPAVLLGARPVFCDIDPETLLMDPTDLERKISDKTACIVPVHLWGNVCEMDAIMAIAKKCGVRVVEDCSHAHGAKYKGRMCGAIGDAGCWSLQGSKSVSAGEGGVMTTDDTDLFERACLLGQVNRIEGVDLVTTRYEEHQPLGLGMKFRAHPLGVGIANVQLDKLDALNARRRAYIEDVEAGLEDIPGLRPIHVPEGAERGGYYGFPAIHEPEAMGGVSTADFIAALKQVGVNATATPYVNLHTLPIFAKGFDVFTRNRGPLCPSEGYAGYASGDFPGAELAAKRTVFLPRLSNPTPGAAQAILDALCRTAEKLIEGAR; this comes from the coding sequence ATGACCGCAGGAAATTACGATCCGTTCAGTCCGATGAGAACGTTTGTGCAGACCGCCCAAGCGGCGCTGCCGGAACTCGACACCTGGAAGCAGATCACGGACGAAGAGGTTGAGCTGGTCGCGGACATGACGCGCCGTAACGAGTTGTCCGGGGGTACGCCGGTGGTGCGGGCGTTCGAGGCGCGATGGCGGCAATGGATTGGCACGCGCTACTCCATCACCGTGATGAACGGAACATCCGCGTTGTACAGCGCGTACTTCGGGTTGGGCGTCGGTCCGGGGGATGAGGTCATCTGCCCCGTGAACACGTGGATCTGCACGATTGCACCGGCGGTGCTGCTGGGGGCCAGGCCCGTGTTCTGCGATATCGACCCCGAGACCCTGCTGATGGACCCCACCGATTTGGAGCGCAAGATTTCCGATAAGACGGCGTGCATCGTGCCCGTACACCTGTGGGGCAACGTGTGCGAGATGGACGCGATCATGGCAATTGCGAAAAAATGCGGCGTCCGCGTGGTCGAAGACTGTTCCCACGCGCACGGGGCCAAGTATAAGGGGCGCATGTGTGGGGCCATCGGCGATGCGGGATGCTGGAGCCTGCAGGGGTCGAAATCCGTCAGTGCGGGCGAAGGCGGCGTGATGACGACCGACGACACCGACCTATTCGAGCGGGCCTGTCTGCTGGGGCAGGTCAACCGCATCGAGGGCGTCGATCTGGTCACGACCCGGTACGAAGAGCATCAACCGCTGGGCTTGGGCATGAAATTCCGGGCGCATCCGCTGGGCGTCGGCATTGCCAATGTGCAGCTCGACAAGCTCGACGCGCTAAACGCTCGGCGGCGGGCGTACATCGAAGATGTGGAGGCCGGGCTTGAGGATATTCCCGGGCTGCGCCCCATCCATGTGCCGGAAGGCGCGGAGCGCGGTGGATACTACGGCTTCCCCGCGATCCACGAACCCGAAGCCATGGGCGGCGTATCCACAGCGGATTTCATCGCTGCGCTGAAACAAGTGGGCGTCAACGCGACGGCCACGCCCTACGTGAATCTGCACACGCTGCCCATTTTCGCGAAAGGATTCGACGTGTTCACTCGCAACCGCGGGCCGCTTTGCCCAAGCGAAGGATATGCCGGTTATGCGTCCGGGGACTTCCCGGGCGCCGAGCTTGCGGCAAAGCGAACCGTGTTTCTGCCTCGGTTGAGCAATCCCACGCCGGGGGCCGCGCAAGCGATACTGGATGCATTGTGCCGGACGGCGGAGAAGCTGATTGAGGGGGCCCGGTGA